CGCGCGGCCATGTAGCGCGCCTGGCTCATCGCCGTCGTCGCGTCGATCACGAACTCGATGGTGGGGTCGCGCACGAAGCCGCGGTTCAGCCGGTCCATGCCGTCGAGCGAGCCGGTCCACGTCAGCTCGTCGCTCGCCGTGACGACGAGCCCCACCAGCTCGTTCGCGCCGCGGGTGAGCGCGGCGAGCTCGCCGTTCACCTGGTTCGGCGCCGAGGCGGGGTTCGACAGCGCCTCGACGTTCACGTTGTTCGGGTTGTCGACCTGCAGCAGGTCGTTGCACGCGGCCGCGCCGGCGAGCACCGCGGCGGGGACGAGCGCGATGCGCCGGAGGAGGGCAGTCCTCGTCATGGTGTCCTCCTCAGAAGGCCAGGCGGGCGGAGAACGTGAAGCGGCGCGGGATCGGCAGGCCGAACACGTCGCTCGCCTCGTAGAAGTTGTTGTCCGTCTGCGCGGAGCTCAGCGAGTTCGACGTGCCGTTGTAGTTGACCTCCGGGTCGGTGCCCGGGTATCGCGTCCACAGCACGAGGTTGCGCGCCGCCGCGACGAGCGAGAGCTCCCGCGCGCCGATCTTCGACGCGAACGCATGCGGCGTGGTGTACGTGAGGCTCACCTCGCGCCATCGCACGAAGTCGCCCGGCTTGTTCTGGTTGTAGCCGTCGTACGGCGAGAGCGCCACGAGGCCGAGCCACTGCTGCGCGGCGGCGAACCGCTCATCCGCGGTCGATGCCGGGTTGAGCAGCGTCGCCTCCACCCGCGCGGCCTCGATCCGGTTGCGGCCTAACGTGGGGCTCGCGTTGCGGAACGAGTCGGTGAGGTCGCTGATCGTGTAGTGCCCTGCCTTGTACTCGAACACGTTCGCCAGCCGCCACGCCTTGCCGAGGCGCACGTTGCCGCCGAACGCGCCCTGCCAGTCGGGGAACGGCTTTCCCTGGTAGTGGTCGTCGAACAGCTTGTTGCCGTCGTCGTCGGCGCGGAGCAGCACCAGGTTCGTCGGGTTGATCGGGTTCGCGAGCACCGCGCGCAGCTGCGCCTCGGTGTCCGGCTTGCCGTCGCGGTTCTGGTCGTAGGGCGTCTCGCCGGCCTGGTAGCAGCCGCCCTTCGCGTCCGTCGCCGGGTTCCGGTAGCTCGAGCACGGCTGGAAGATCTTCACGCCGAACAGCGCGCCCGGCGTGTACCCCTCCTTGATGAAGCCGCGGATGCGCACGTAGCTCCCCTGCACCTTGATCGGTGGCGCACCGCCGAGGCTCACGACCTTCTGCGACAGGTACGAGCCGTTCGCGAACAGGTCGACCGCGAAGTTCGCGCGATTCACGACGAAGCCGTTCAGCGCGAGCTCGATGCCGTGCGCATCCAGCCGGCCGATGTTCGTGAGCTGCCGCGACGAGAAGCCGCCCGACACCGGGAACTGCTTCGAGATGAGCGCGTCCTTCAGCGTGCGCGTCCAGTACGTGGCCGAGAGCTGCGCGCGGTTCGAGAAGAGCCCCGCCTCGAAGCCCCCCTCGATCTCCGTCGTGACTTCGGGCTTGAGGTCGGGGTTGCCGAGGTTGTCCGGCACGAGCCCCGAGCCGGTCGACGCGTTCAGCGGCGCGTACGTCGTGAACTTGTCGAACGCGCCCGGCTGCCGCCCCGACTTGCCGATGGCGGCGCGCAGGCGCAGCGACGAGAGCGTCGTCCAGTTCCACCCGCCGCGGTCGGAGGGCACCACCGACACGCTGAGCTTCGGGTACAGCACGCCGCCCGCGCTCTCGCCGAACGCGCTGTTGTAGTCGTAGCGCGCGCCGACGGTGCCGAAGATCCAGTTGTGGAAGCCGAGCTGCTCCTGCGCGAAGTACCCCGCGTTCACGACGCGGATGTACCCCTCCGACGACGACTGCGTCGCGCCCGCACCGGTGACGGCGAGACCGGGGCCGGGGAAGTCGCGGCCGCTACCGTTCTCGCTCTTCTGCGTCACCATGTAGCCCTGCGCGCCGAGCGTCAGCTGCGACTCGAACGCCGAGCCGAGGCGCGACGTCCAGTTCCCCTTCGTGTCGACGGTGACGTTCTGCGTCCGCAGGTCGTTCACGCTGCGCGTGCCTAACGGCGCCTGGGTGCTGATCAGGTCGACGTTGTTGCCGAACGGGTAGTAGCTGACGGCGCGCACGTCGGTGTTGTCGAGCCCCACCGTGGCGGCGAGGTTCAGCTTCTCCTGCGGCGCCCACCGCGCGCTGAGCGAGCCGGTGTAGTGCGTGCCGTCCTGGTACGCCTGCTGCTGCACCGACTCGCGCAGCGACGTGAACGTGCTGTTGCCGAACGGGTTGCCGGTGAGCTGACAGCGTGCGACGCCGCCGATGTAGTCGAGCGAGTGCTTCCCGTCCGGCCCGTTGCACGACGCGGAGTCGGGCTTCGCGTACATCGACTCGGCGTACGGCGAGTAGATCGAGTTCTGCCCCTGGATGCCGTCGAGGCGGAACACCGTGTAGTGCGTCTGGAAGCCGATCGTGATCTTGTCGGTCGGCAGCACGTTCAGGCTGACCGTCGCCTGGTTGCGCTTCAGCAGATCCTGCGCGAGGTCCGCCTTCACGTCGGTCGGGTTGGCGATCTTGTTCGACGTGAACGGGCCGTCCTCGTACTCGTAGCGGCCGCTCACGAAGTAGTTGACCTTCTCCGCGCCGCCGCTCACCGACGCGCTGGCGGTGTTGTTGAACCCCGTCTCCCAGAGCTGCTTCGTGACGTTGTACTCGAAGGGCTGGAACGGCTGCAGCGTGAGCCCGAAGATGCGGCCCAGCGTGTCGGCCTTCGCCTGGTTGCGCGCGAAGCCGGCGTTCGGCGCGACGCGGTCCGGGTAGGTGATCGCCGAGCGCGAGAGGTCGACGGTCCAGCGCGCGGGACCCTGCGAGCCCTTCTTCGTGAAGATCTGGATCACGCCGTTCGACGCTTCCGTGCCGTACAGCGTCGCGGCGGCGGCGCCTTTGAGCACCTCGACGCGCTCGATGGAGCTCGGGTCGATGTCCTCGAGGCGCGACGAGTTCGACGCACCGCCGGCGCTGGAGCCGCCGTTGTCGGCGCGTACGCCGTCGATGTAGATGACCGGGTTGTTCGACTGCGAGAGGCTGGCGTTGCCGCGGATGCGGATCCGCGCGCCGCTCCCCGTCGTGCCTCCGGACGGCAGCACCTGCACGCCAGGGGTGCGCGCGGCGAGCAGCTCGGAGGGGTTCTGGATCGGCGCCGACTTGAGGTCCTCGGTGTTGATCGTCGCCACCGTGTTGCCGAGCTTCTTCGTCTCCACCGCGGCGCCGGTACCGGTGACGACGACCTGGTCGAGCTGCAGCGCGGACTGCTGGAGGTCGAAGTCGGCGCGCGCCGTCTGGCCTAACGTCACGGCGACGGTCTTGCTCTGCGCGCCGTAGCCGATGAGCCGCACGCGCACCTGCACGGCCGGCCCGACGGGCACGTTCGCGATGCGGTAGGTGCCGTTCTCGTTGGTCGCCGCGCCGAGCGTGGAGTTGACGATCAGCACCTGCG
The window above is part of the Gemmatirosa kalamazoonensis genome. Proteins encoded here:
- a CDS encoding SusC/RagA family TonB-linked outer membrane protein: MIRESVRRSFRPAAAVAAVALTVASARVVSAQQPAPRGSGSAIEGTVRDVASGRPLANAQVLIVNSTLGAATNENGTYRIANVPVGPAVQVRVRLIGYGAQSKTVAVTLGQTARADFDLQQSALQLDQVVVTGTGAAVETKKLGNTVATINTEDLKSAPIQNPSELLAARTPGVQVLPSGGTTGSGARIRIRGNASLSQSNNPVIYIDGVRADNGGSSAGGASNSSRLEDIDPSSIERVEVLKGAAAATLYGTEASNGVIQIFTKKGSQGPARWTVDLSRSAITYPDRVAPNAGFARNQAKADTLGRIFGLTLQPFQPFEYNVTKQLWETGFNNTASASVSGGAEKVNYFVSGRYEYEDGPFTSNKIANPTDVKADLAQDLLKRNQATVSLNVLPTDKITIGFQTHYTVFRLDGIQGQNSIYSPYAESMYAKPDSASCNGPDGKHSLDYIGGVARCQLTGNPFGNSTFTSLRESVQQQAYQDGTHYTGSLSARWAPQEKLNLAATVGLDNTDVRAVSYYPFGNNVDLISTQAPLGTRSVNDLRTQNVTVDTKGNWTSRLGSAFESQLTLGAQGYMVTQKSENGSGRDFPGPGLAVTGAGATQSSSEGYIRVVNAGYFAQEQLGFHNWIFGTVGARYDYNSAFGESAGGVLYPKLSVSVVPSDRGGWNWTTLSSLRLRAAIGKSGRQPGAFDKFTTYAPLNASTGSGLVPDNLGNPDLKPEVTTEIEGGFEAGLFSNRAQLSATYWTRTLKDALISKQFPVSGGFSSRQLTNIGRLDAHGIELALNGFVVNRANFAVDLFANGSYLSQKVVSLGGAPPIKVQGSYVRIRGFIKEGYTPGALFGVKIFQPCSSYRNPATDAKGGCYQAGETPYDQNRDGKPDTEAQLRAVLANPINPTNLVLLRADDDGNKLFDDHYQGKPFPDWQGAFGGNVRLGKAWRLANVFEYKAGHYTISDLTDSFRNASPTLGRNRIEAARVEATLLNPASTADERFAAAQQWLGLVALSPYDGYNQNKPGDFVRWREVSLTYTTPHAFASKIGARELSLVAAARNLVLWTRYPGTDPEVNYNGTSNSLSSAQTDNNFYEASDVFGLPIPRRFTFSARLAF